From the Amycolatopsis thermoflava N1165 genome, one window contains:
- a CDS encoding GIDE domain-containing protein has product MSLAGIALIVVAVFLFRRARKAGAQIRAMTATPTLTVAQLEQMRRMVPRPRPEGGFRKITEVIGGAQPGAGGLLTSELSKTPCVWYSYRVRRRWYYRTRKGHRRVRWDTVAEGQAPPSFVLVDPQRRPIELVVDGARPEAVEKPVDSYQTDFRAETVEFLGLEWPRGRGTLGFHYEEWIIRPGTWLYVLGEARDVTGSLVIGKPEDGSDFIIAAKPEGELRAGRGRRHRLLGAAACALVLVGLALIVTEFWIMA; this is encoded by the coding sequence GTGTCGCTGGCCGGCATCGCGTTGATCGTCGTGGCGGTGTTCCTGTTCCGCCGCGCGCGCAAGGCGGGCGCGCAGATCCGGGCCATGACCGCCACGCCCACCCTCACGGTCGCGCAACTGGAGCAGATGCGGCGGATGGTCCCGCGGCCGCGACCCGAGGGCGGCTTCCGCAAGATCACCGAGGTGATCGGCGGCGCTCAGCCGGGTGCCGGCGGACTGCTGACGTCGGAGCTCAGCAAGACCCCGTGCGTCTGGTACAGCTACCGCGTCCGGCGGCGCTGGTACTACCGCACCCGCAAGGGGCACCGTCGGGTGCGCTGGGACACGGTCGCCGAAGGGCAGGCGCCGCCGAGTTTCGTGCTCGTCGATCCGCAGCGCCGCCCGATCGAGCTGGTCGTGGACGGCGCCCGGCCGGAAGCCGTGGAAAAGCCGGTCGATTCCTACCAGACCGATTTCCGGGCCGAGACGGTCGAGTTCCTCGGTCTCGAGTGGCCGCGGGGCCGGGGCACCCTCGGCTTCCACTACGAGGAGTGGATCATCCGGCCCGGCACCTGGCTCTACGTCCTCGGCGAAGCGCGCGACGTGACGGGCTCGCTGGTCATCGGGAAGCCGGAGGACGGCAGCGATTTCATCATCGCCGCGAAACCGGAGGGCGAGCTGCGTGCAGGCCGGGGCCGTCGCCACCGCCTGCTCGGAGCCGCCGCCTGCGCGCTGGTCCTGGTGGGCCTCGCCCTGATCGTGACCGAATTCTGGATCATGGCCTGA